A genome region from Glycine max cultivar Williams 82 chromosome 5, Glycine_max_v4.0, whole genome shotgun sequence includes the following:
- the LOC100809716 gene encoding exocyst complex component EXO70B1 — MATTTTSLGGGVGVGGDDRVLATAQQIVKSLRAAKEDREDMLMIFSAFDNRLSGISDLINGDDSKSSDEEDLDRFEAAEKVILADASLSGEPSRQSTSLFNPPNNPAEYFSAVDEIIHWMEQFSIAPPPSSALGRTVHVIADRAENAIQLAMSRLEEELRHVLICNTIPLDAVSRYGSIKRVSLSFGSHDGAIDDSPLESFGEVDSSRFHDRGASLGDDLFVDLVRPEAVQDLREIIDRMVRSGYERECLQVYSSVRRDALDECLIILGVERLSIEEVQKVEWRSLDEKMKNWVQAVKVVVGVLLSGEKRLCDGLFGDLDDLKEICFNETAKGCVMQLLNFGEAIAICKRSPEKLFRILDMYEALRDAMPDLQAMVSDEFVIGEANGVLSGLGEAAKGTFAEFENCIRNETSKKPVITGDVHPLPRYVMNYLRLLVDYGDPMDSLLELSEEDLYRFKNDLGGDGSQLEAMSPLGQWILLLMSELEYNLEEKSKLYEDSAMQQVFLMNNLYYLVRKVKDSDLGRVLGDNWIRKRRGQIRQYATGYLRASWSKALSCLKDEGIGGSSNNASKMALKERFKSFNACFEEIYRVQTAWKVPDDQLREELRISISEKVIPAYRSFVGRFRIQLEGRHVGKYIKYTPEDLETYLLDLFEGSPAVLHHIRRKST; from the coding sequence AtggccaccaccaccaccagtcTCGGCGGCGGCGTCGGCGTCGGCGGAGACGACCGCGTCCTCGCCACGGCTCAGCAGATCGTGAAGAGTCTCAGGGCGGCGAAAGAGGATCGCGAAGACATGCTTATGATCTTCTCCGCCTTCGATAACCGTCTCTCCGGCATCTCCGACCTCATCAACGGCGACGATTCGAAGTCTTCTGATGAAGAAGACCTCGACCGCTTTGAAGCCGCGGAGAAAGTGATTCTCGCTGATGCCTCTCTCTCCGGCGAGCCTTCGCGTCAATCCACGTCGCTCTTCAACCCTCCGAACAATCCCGCGGAGTACTTCTCTGCCGTCGACGAGATCATACACTGGATGGAGCAGTTCTCGATCGCGCCGCCGCCTTCATCCGCCCTGGGACGCACCGTCCATGTCATTGCGGACCGCGCCGAGAACGCGATTCAGCTCGCCATGTCGCGGCTCGAGGAGGAGCTGCGGCACGTGCTGATTTGCAACACGATCCCCCTCGACGCCGTGAGCCGCTACGGCTCGATCAAGAGGGTTTCGCTCTCGTTCGGCTCGCACGACGGCGCAATCGACGATTCCCCCCTCGAGAGCTTCGGCGAGGTCGACTCGAGCCGCTTCCACGACCGCGGCGCCAGCCTCGGCGACGACTTGTTCGTCGATTTGGTGCGTCCCGAGGCCGTTCAGGACCTCAGAGAAATCATCGATCGCATGGTTAGGTCTGGTTATGAGAGAGAGTGTCTTCAGGTTTATAGTAGCGTCCGTCGTGACGCTTTGGATGAGTGTTTGATTATTCTCGGTGTTGAGAGGTTGAGTATTGAAGAGGTTCAGAAGGTTGAGTGGAGGAGTTTGGATGAGAAGATGAAGAATTGGGTTCAGGCTGTTAAGGTTGTTGTTGGAGTGCTTCTCAGTGGTGAGAAGAGGCTGTGTGATGGTTTGTTTGGGGATTTGGATGATTTGAAGGAGATTTGCTTCAATGAGACTGCTAAGGGCTGTGTGATGCAGTTGCTGAATTTCGGTGAGGCTATCGCGATTTGTAAGCGGTCGCCAGAGAAGTTGTTTCGCATTTTGGACATGTATGAGGCTTTGAGGGATGCTATGCCTGATTTGCAGGCAATGGTTTCTGATGAGTTTGTGATTGGTGAGGCCAATGGAGTGCTGAGTGGGCTTGGTGAGGCTGCAAAAGGGACTTTTGCTGAGTTTGAGAATTGTATTAGGAATGAGACTTCCAAGAAGCCGGTCATAACCGGGGATGTTCATCCTTTGCCTCGTTATGTTATGAATTATCTCAGGTTGCTTGTTGATTATGGTGACCCTATGGATTCACTTCTGGAGCTTAGTGAGGAGGATCTCTATCGGTTTAAAAATGATCTTGGTGGTGATGGTTCGCAGTTAGAGGCCATGTCGCCCTTGGGACAGTGGATTCTGCTGCTCATGTCTGAGCTTGAGTACAATCTTGAGGAGAAGTCAAAGCTTTATGAAGACAGTGCGATGCAGCAGGTGTTTTTGATGAACAATCTGTATTACCTCGTGCGGAAAGTGAAGGACTCTGACCTTGGGAGGGTCTTGGGGGATAATTGGATTAGGAAACGCCGTGGTCAGATACGCCAGTATGCTACAGGGTATCTCAGAGCCTCTTGGAGCAAGGCCTTATCTTGTTTGAAGGATGAAGGGATTGGAGGGAGCTCCAATAATGCATCGAAGATGGCTTTGAAGGAGAGGTTCAAGAGTttcaatgcttgttttgaagaaatttaCAGGGTTCAGACAGCTTGGAAGGTACCGGATGATCAGCTTCGGGAGGAGCTGCGGATATCTATATCAGAGAAGGTGATTCCTGCATACCGCTCGTTTGTGGGAAGGTTTAGGATTCAGTTAGAGGGAAGGCATGTGGGGAAGTACATTAAGTATACACCAGAGGATCTAGAGACCTATCTATTAGATTTATTTGAAGGATCCCCGGCTGTATTGCATCACATAAGGAGGAAAAGTACATAG